The Rhodothermales bacterium genomic interval CCTCGTTTGGGGTTGGTGCTGTTTGTGAATCGGATCGGTGGAAATAGCTGCCCCCGATCAGGGCAACGCAAAGGCGATATAACTGGGGTTTCGGACGGTCCCATCGGCGGGCGGAGCGCTCCGCCCCGCCGTGGCCACCACGGCTACGTATTGCCGGCCCTCCCACGCATAGATGGAAGGAATGCCTTCTCCGAGGCCCGGCAGCGGGTGGGACCACAGCTGGGCGCCGGTCACCCGGTCGAAGGCGTAGAGCCTGTCGGATGCCGACTGGAAGATCAGGTCACCGGCGGTCACAGACGGCCCTCCCCGCACGCGCATACCGGCGCCGGTATCGGTGATGCCCTCCTGGGCCAACCGCTTCACTTCGCCGACCGGCGTTACCCATTTGATCTCGCCCGTATTCATGTCGTAGGCGGTGAGGCGCAGCCACGGGGGTTTGATAGCCTGTACGCCCTCGGAATCGACGATGTGGATCCACCCGCTCTGGTACCGTTCGGGCTCTTTCGCGCCCGGCGCGGCGTTGGCGCCGGCGGTGAGCGCCAGCGCCGGGTTGGCCAGGTAAGCCACCAGCGCCGACATCTCCATTTCCGTCAGATGTGGCATGGGCGGCATCTGGTTACGCCCGCCGCGGATTACCGCGTTCAGGTCCACGTGCGAGAGCCGATCGGTAACGCCGACCAGCGAGGCGATCCCCCCGGCGGGTTGTCCTTCCAGATTCGGCTGATGGCAGATCTGGCAATTCGCCTGATAGACGGCCTGGCCCCGATCGACGATGGTGCCTCCGGTGCCAACCACGCCGGCCGTGATCGGCTCCAGCTTGAGGACGGAAGGCAGGTTATCTCCCAGCACATAAAACGTCCCATCGCGCGGGTCGGCGGCGGTGGATCCCCAGTTGGCGCCGCCCCGGTTGCCGGGGATCTGGAGCGTGGCCTGCGTGCTGGGCGGGGTGTACAGTCCGGTGACCACCATCGAGCGGAGGAGGGTCTGGAGCGAGTCGCGGTCGGCCGGCGAGAGGTGGGGGTTCAGGTCGTTCTCGGTATCCCAGGCCAACGGGACAAACGGGGGCGGTTTCGTGGGGAACGGCTGCGTCGGCCAGGCCTGCTCGCCGGGCATCACGGAAGGGGGTACCGGGCGTTCCTCGATGGGCCAGAGCGGCTCGCCGGTCGCGCGATTGAAGGCGAAGACCATCCCGGTTTTGGTAGCCTGGGCAACGATGTCGAGCGGCTTGCCGTCGCGCTCGATCGTCAGCAGAACGGGCGTGGCGGCGAGGTCGTAGTCCCACAGGTCGTGATGGGTCGTCTGGAAGTGCCAGATCCGCTCCCCGGTGCGGGCGTTCAGCGCCACGAGCGAGTTGGCGAACAGGTTTTCGCCGTGACGGTCGACGCCGTAGAAGTCGTAGTTGGCGGATCCCAGCGGGATGTAGACGATGCCGCGTTCGGTATCCACGCTTAATCCGCCCCACGCGTTGGCGCCCCCGCCTTTGTCCGAGCGCCCTGCCGGCCAGGTGTCATAGCCATGTTCGCCGGGTTTGGGCAGGGTGTGGAAGATCCAGGCCTGCCGGCCGGTGCGGACGTCGAACGCGCGGATGTGTCCGGGGCCGGCCATGTACCCCTCACCCGGCGACGAACCCAGGATGACGAGGTCTTCGAACACGGTCCCAGGCGACGAGGAGGTCGCGCGGGCCATCAATTCAGGCAGAATACCGAGGCCGTGCCGCAGATCGACGACGCCCTTTTCGCCAAACGAGGGCACAAAGTCCCCGGTGAGGGCATTGAGCGCGACCAACTGGTAGCTGCCCCGGTAAAAAAGCAGGCGACGATCCGACCGGTCTGTATTCTCCCAGTACATAAACCCGCGCCCGCCCATGCGCGCGCCGGGCGAGCCTGGGTGGAACCAGATTGGCTGGCCCGTGCCGGCGTGCAGCGCCGCCACCGAGCCGCTGTCTCCGACGACGTACATCAGCGAGTCGACGACGATGGGATTGTGGATGGCGGCGTCGGGCGTCTCGTACGTCCAGGCGATCGTGAGTTGATCGACATTGGATCGATCGATCTGATCAAGCGCCGAGAAGCTGGATGCCCCCGGCTCTCCCTCGAAGCGCGACCACCGGTAGAAACGTTCATCGAGCGCTCGTTCCGGGGCGCAGGAAGCCATCCACAGCGTTATGAATATCAGGGTAAGCCTGTACGACATCATCAGGAGGCGATCCGCGATCATAAGGTAAGTCTTGTTATCAAAGGGGTCGATCAGGGGGATTCAGGGAGGGCGTACGCGATGTACTTCGGCACCCGTGGCTGTGCCGGCGCCGGCTGCCCGAAGCCGCCGGCCGTGGCGATGGCCATCACGTATTGGCGTCCGTTCACCTCGTACACGGTGGGGATGCCCTCGCCGATGCCCGAGAGCGGCGTGCGCCACAACAGCGCGCCGGTGTCGCTATCGTGCGCCCAGAACGTCTCGCCGGCCATCTGGAAGATCAGCCCGCCGGCCGTAATGGCCGGACCGCCGCGCAGCCAGTTGACCGCTCCCGTGCCCGTGACGCCCTGCTCGACCAGATGCGGCACTTCGCCCAGCGGGGCCTGCCACTTGATCTCGCCCGTGTTCATATCGTAGGCCGTGAATCGGAACCATGGCGGCTTGATCACCGGCACCCCTTTGCTGTCGAGGACATGGTTCCGGCCGCTCTGGTACCGCTGCGGGCCTTCCGGCCGGCCCGTGGTCAGGTCCTGCCCGGTTGTGAGGGCCAGATCGGGATTGGCGAGATAAGCCTGAAGCGCGTCGAATTCCAGGTCGGACAGCCGCGGGAACGCCGGCATGAGGCCCCGGCCGCCTTTGATCGACAGCTTGAGTGCATCGTGGCTGAGCCGATCAGTCACGCCGACAAGCGACGGGATCCCGCTGGTGGGCGCGCCCTGCAGGTTCTCGCGGTGGCAGATCTGGCAGTTTACCTGGTAGATGGCCTGGCCCTGATCGAACATGGACTCGCCCGTGCCGACGGCGCCGGCGGTGATCGGCTCGAGCTTCAGCACGGACGGCATGTTGTAGCTGAGAACGAAGAACGTCCCGTCGCGCGGGTCGCCGGCGGTCGAGGCGAAGTTGGCCCCGCCGCGGTTGCCTGGCACTTGCAGGGTGGGCCGCGTGTCCGGCGGGGTGAACACTCCTTTGTAGACCATGGAGCGCACAAACGC includes:
- a CDS encoding PQQ-binding-like beta-propeller repeat protein, with translation MIADRLLMMSYRLTLIFITLWMASCAPERALDERFYRWSRFEGEPGASSFSALDQIDRSNVDQLTIAWTYETPDAAIHNPIVVDSLMYVVGDSGSVAALHAGTGQPIWFHPGSPGARMGGRGFMYWENTDRSDRRLLFYRGSYQLVALNALTGDFVPSFGEKGVVDLRHGLGILPELMARATSSSPGTVFEDLVILGSSPGEGYMAGPGHIRAFDVRTGRQAWIFHTLPKPGEHGYDTWPAGRSDKGGGANAWGGLSVDTERGIVYIPLGSANYDFYGVDRHGENLFANSLVALNARTGERIWHFQTTHHDLWDYDLAATPVLLTIERDGKPLDIVAQATKTGMVFAFNRATGEPLWPIEERPVPPSVMPGEQAWPTQPFPTKPPPFVPLAWDTENDLNPHLSPADRDSLQTLLRSMVVTGLYTPPSTQATLQIPGNRGGANWGSTAADPRDGTFYVLGDNLPSVLKLEPITAGVVGTGGTIVDRGQAVYQANCQICHQPNLEGQPAGGIASLVGVTDRLSHVDLNAVIRGGRNQMPPMPHLTEMEMSALVAYLANPALALTAGANAAPGAKEPERYQSGWIHIVDSEGVQAIKPPWLRLTAYDMNTGEIKWVTPVGEVKRLAQEGITDTGAGMRVRGGPSVTAGDLIFQSASDRLYAFDRVTGAQLWSHPLPGLGEGIPSIYAWEGRQYVAVVATAGRSAPPADGTVRNPSYIAFALP